GGTTGACCGATTCGACGACTCTCGAGGCACACAGGCCGAGCACCCCTTTATGCCACCCCTGCCGGCCGGCGACCACGACCCGGGCGGGATCGGGCCCGATCGACTCCATCACCTGGCGTGTGACCGCGTCCTGAATCGTGCGGCGCTCCCCGTTCAATCGCTCGAGCTCGGCGAGCAGTCCGATCACCTCCCCCTCGTCGCGCGTTTCGAAGAGCCGGATCGCAGTGTCCGCCGAGGCGAGCCGGCCGGCGGCGTTGAAACGGGGAGCGATCCGGAAACCGACGTCCCGGCCCCGTAGCGAGCGTCCGAGCATTCCGAGGTTTCGGAGCAGCGCTCGAAGTCCGGGATTGCGCGGATCGCGAAGGCCGCTCAGGCCCATCCGGGCGATCGTCCGGTTCTCACCGGTGAGCGGGGCGACGTCCGCGATCGTTCCGAGCGCGGCGATCTTCGCCAGCGACTCGATCGAGACCTCCCGGCCGGCCCTTCTCAGAAGCTCGCAACAGAGCTTGAAGGTGACGCCGACACCGGCGAGGTCCTTGTACGGATACTCGCAGCCCGGTTTCTTCGGATTCAGAATCGCCACGGCTCGCGGGAGGGCGTCGGGGGGAAGATGATGATCGGTCACGATGACGTCGATCCCCATTTCGATCGCCCGCTCGACCGGCTCGACCGACGTGATGCCGCAGTCGACGGTGATCACGACCCGGACGTCGCGTTCCTCGAGCGCCCGCTGCAGCACTTCGAGCTTCAGTCCGTAGCCATCGACGAGACGGTGGGGAACGACATATCCCGCTTCCGCGCCGAGAATTCGAAGCACTGTCTGGAGCAGCACGATCGAGGTCACGCCATCGACGTCGTAGTCGCCGTAGATGAGGATCTGTTCGCCTCCGCTGATCGCCCGCTCGATCCGGTCGCACGCCGCTTCCATTCCGTCGATGAGGCCGCCGTCGTGAAGATCGCCCACTTCGGGTGCAGTGAAGCGCCGAAACTCCTCGGCGGTCCGGACACCACGGGCAGCGAGAAGCTCCCGGATGACCGGGTTGCGAATGGGAAGAGAGTCGTCTGACGCGGTTTCCGGGGCGGGGATCCAGGCGTCGAAACGCGACACGGTCAACGCTTCTCCACCGCTCCCATCGCCCTGAACTTGGCGTAACGCTGATTCGGCAGGTTCTCCGGTTTGACCTTGCTCAGCTCCTTGAGAGCCTTCTCCAGGAAGGGGCGAAGATTCTCCGCCGCGGCCTCGGGATCGTCATGCGCGCCTCCGACCGGCTCCGGCACGATCGAGTCGATCACCCCGAGCTTCTCGAGGTCGGTGGCGGTCAGCCGGAGAGCCTCCGACGCCTGCTTCGCCGCCGACGGATCCTTCCACAGAATTGCCGCGCATCCTTCCGGGGAGATCACCGAATAGATGGCGTGCTCGAACATGAGGATTCGATCTCCGACGCCGAGCGCGAGCGCCCCGCCGCTCCCCCCCTCGCCGGTCACTGTGACGATGATCGGAACCTGCAGCAGCGCCATCTCGAGAAGATTTCTCGCGATCGCTTCCGCCTGCCCTCTCTCCTCGGCGCCGATTCCGGGATAGGCACCCGGCGTATCGATGAAGGTGAAGATCG
This is a stretch of genomic DNA from Acidobacteriota bacterium. It encodes these proteins:
- a CDS encoding acetyl-CoA carboxylase carboxyltransferase subunit alpha; the encoded protein is MMNETNRFEEPLLELRKEIEELNSEGRSGRKVRQLQEKLEILSKEIYGNLDPWQKTLTARHHSRPYTLDLINMLFTDFVEVHGDRAFSDDPAIVAGFAKFGKATCAVIGHQKGRDTTEKIRRNFGMPRPEGYRKALRVMRIAERFGRPIFTFIDTPGAYPGIGAEERGQAEAIARNLLEMALLQVPIIVTVTGEGGSGGALALGVGDRILMFEHAIYSVISPEGCAAILWKDPSAAKQASEALRLTATDLEKLGVIDSIVPEPVGGAHDDPEAAAENLRPFLEKALKELSKVKPENLPNQRYAKFRAMGAVEKR
- the recJ gene encoding single-stranded-DNA-specific exonuclease RecJ, whose product is MSRFDAWIPAPETASDDSLPIRNPVIRELLAARGVRTAEEFRRFTAPEVGDLHDGGLIDGMEAACDRIERAISGGEQILIYGDYDVDGVTSIVLLQTVLRILGAEAGYVVPHRLVDGYGLKLEVLQRALEERDVRVVITVDCGITSVEPVERAIEMGIDVIVTDHHLPPDALPRAVAILNPKKPGCEYPYKDLAGVGVTFKLCCELLRRAGREVSIESLAKIAALGTIADVAPLTGENRTIARMGLSGLRDPRNPGLRALLRNLGMLGRSLRGRDVGFRIAPRFNAAGRLASADTAIRLFETRDEGEVIGLLAELERLNGERRTIQDAVTRQVMESIGPDPARVVVAGRQGWHKGVLGLCASRVVESVNRPALIVRLEDDRCFGSARSIPTVDLHRLLSRIADVFEHFGGHSYACGFTLRRDRWDELCARMEQVALEIPDAAYRRTIGYDAEIRVADVDETFAEDVDLLEPFGADNPDPVFLLRNVTIEQLSNPFPDRFEMQIRDESGEGTAGIWRPGDEELGLLREGSADLLVEVEPPRRPGTRPKFAIRDIRRVERRDPRHSEPGVARAKNLGGGS